From a region of the Corallococcus macrosporus genome:
- a CDS encoding endonuclease/exonuclease/phosphatase family protein: protein MELTLVSYNIHSGIGVDGAFDLERVGAVLREVNADIIALQEVGDFRGKTPREDQPEHLAQMLGLHMAFGPNVVRNGRRYGNAILSRLPVLKSKNYDLSVQGREPRGALRCDLDLGGGQQLHVFCLHLGLSVSERRRQEALLLSADLLRDAARKDPMVVCGDFNSWGNGPVSSLVREAIHDAAFELGAAARTYPTRLPLFRLDRIYVDSGVRPVSVTPHRSPLSRVASDHLPLVMRFEAPISVQPPVAPPVQLIG from the coding sequence GTGGAGCTGACCCTGGTCTCGTACAACATCCACTCCGGCATCGGGGTGGACGGAGCCTTCGACCTGGAGCGCGTGGGCGCGGTGCTCCGCGAGGTGAACGCGGACATCATCGCCCTGCAGGAGGTGGGGGACTTCCGGGGCAAGACGCCCCGGGAGGACCAGCCCGAGCACCTGGCGCAGATGCTCGGGCTGCACATGGCGTTCGGACCCAACGTGGTCCGCAACGGCCGCCGCTACGGCAACGCCATCCTCAGCCGGCTGCCGGTGCTCAAGTCGAAGAACTACGACCTGAGCGTGCAGGGCCGTGAGCCCCGGGGCGCGCTGAGATGCGACCTGGACCTGGGCGGGGGCCAGCAGTTGCACGTCTTCTGTCTGCACCTGGGCCTGTCCGTGAGTGAACGGCGGCGGCAGGAGGCCCTGCTGCTGTCCGCCGACCTGCTCCGCGACGCGGCCCGCAAGGACCCCATGGTGGTGTGTGGGGATTTCAACTCCTGGGGCAACGGGCCGGTGTCCTCGCTCGTGCGCGAGGCCATCCACGACGCCGCGTTCGAATTGGGCGCCGCCGCGCGCACGTACCCCACGCGGCTGCCGCTGTTCCGGTTGGATCGCATCTACGTGGACTCAGGCGTGCGGCCCGTGTCGGTGACGCCGCACCGCTCGCCCTTGAGCCGGGTGGCGTCTGACCACCTGCCGCTGGTGATGCGCTTCGAGGCCCCCATCTCCGTGCAGCCTCCCGTCGCACCTCCGGTGCAGCTGATCGGCTAG
- a CDS encoding phage holin family protein, giving the protein MHVGSEQTDRGVAALVGRMADGFSRLVTQHLQLARVELAEDAKAMGLDVASIAVFVPFLLVGYAFVCGALAAVLAPWTGWAGALAIVGALNLVGGGLGILRAVKRMKTRQMMDDSVSELSRSMAALTTARPQVAAAPGVNTLKDTTGMAFKEPRDGR; this is encoded by the coding sequence ATGCACGTGGGCAGTGAACAGACGGATCGCGGCGTGGCCGCGCTCGTCGGGCGCATGGCGGACGGCTTCAGTCGGTTGGTGACGCAGCACCTCCAGCTGGCGCGCGTGGAGCTGGCGGAGGACGCGAAGGCCATGGGCCTGGACGTGGCGAGCATCGCCGTGTTCGTGCCCTTCCTCCTCGTGGGTTACGCCTTCGTCTGCGGGGCGCTGGCGGCCGTGCTCGCTCCGTGGACGGGGTGGGCGGGCGCGCTGGCCATCGTGGGCGCGCTGAACCTGGTGGGAGGCGGCCTGGGCATCCTTCGCGCGGTGAAGCGCATGAAGACGCGCCAGATGATGGATGACAGCGTGAGCGAGCTGTCGCGCAGCATGGCGGCGCTCACCACGGCCCGCCCGCAGGTGGCGGCGGCGCCCGGGGTGAACACGCTGAAGGACACGACGGGAATGGCTTTCAAGGAGCCGCGGGATGGCCGCTAG
- a CDS encoding DUF3618 domain-containing protein → MAASNGHLPRTSAALREEIERTRADLATSVSALRVEVAEVTDWRQWVRKHPYACVGGAFLVGYLVGSRRSDERRRG, encoded by the coding sequence ATGGCCGCTAGCAATGGACACCTGCCGCGCACCAGCGCGGCGCTTCGCGAGGAAATCGAGCGCACCCGGGCCGACCTGGCCACGTCGGTGAGCGCGCTCCGGGTGGAGGTGGCGGAGGTCACCGACTGGCGTCAGTGGGTGCGCAAGCATCCGTACGCCTGCGTGGGCGGCGCCTTCCTCGTCGGTTACCTGGTGGGCTCGCGGCGCTCGGACGAGCGCCGGCGGGGCTGA
- a CDS encoding YtxH domain-containing protein has product MLSLKDLKKLDRDDVLDLLGLETRRTTAESALPALGIFAAGVLVGVGVGMLLADKPGTELRGDLRQRIQGGQDKLATAINNARGGDTQQQGAGSTVPPGQRTT; this is encoded by the coding sequence ATGCTGAGCCTGAAGGACTTGAAGAAGCTGGACAGGGACGACGTGCTGGACCTCCTCGGCCTGGAGACGCGCCGCACGACGGCGGAGTCGGCGCTGCCGGCGCTGGGCATCTTCGCGGCCGGCGTCCTGGTGGGCGTGGGCGTGGGCATGCTGCTCGCGGACAAGCCGGGCACGGAGCTGCGCGGCGACCTGCGCCAGCGCATCCAGGGAGGCCAGGACAAGCTGGCCACGGCCATCAACAACGCGCGCGGCGGGGACACCCAGCAGCAGGGCGCGGGCTCCACGGTGCCGCCGGGTCAGCGGACGACCTGA